Proteins from one Dysgonomonas sp. HDW5A genomic window:
- a CDS encoding rhamnulokinase family protein produces the protein MAYLALDLGAGSGRAIVGTIVDGRICLDEVHRFENKPVRLGDTLYWNFLSLFENIKQGIFLAVKKGYNLKGIAVDTWGVDFGLIDKSGHLISNPVTYRDSRTSGMAKEVMQNISKEYLYESTGIQQMEINTLFQLYSLYSKSDPSLCSADKLLFTPDLINYFLTGVAANEYTIASTSQLLNAKTRQWDEYTFRQLELPYSVMEKIIQPGEIIGNLSKAIAEETGAINAKIFSVGSHDTASAIGAIPADGDNWAFLSSGTWSLLGLLTDEPVLTAEAMYNDFTNEGGVNGKILFMRNITGLWLLQQLIAEWEKKDEKKYSYEYLLSEAIQAKALQSIVNPDDAIFTNPSSMSRAIETYCADNNQTVPSNKGEFVRCVIESLALKYHFVVKKLKECSGRNIEQLYVVGGGSQNDLLNQYTSDALNVVVSTGMTESTAIGNIMQQAIADKTVENWHEGHEIIKNSFILKSYYPKDNQRWLDVAENVKHLFV, from the coding sequence ATGGCATATCTGGCTTTAGATTTAGGTGCAGGCAGTGGACGTGCCATCGTTGGTACTATTGTTGACGGCCGAATTTGCTTGGATGAAGTCCATCGATTCGAGAATAAGCCTGTACGGTTGGGAGATACTCTGTACTGGAATTTCTTGTCTTTATTTGAAAATATAAAACAAGGTATATTTCTTGCCGTAAAAAAAGGATATAACCTCAAAGGTATAGCCGTTGATACATGGGGAGTCGATTTTGGTCTTATAGATAAATCAGGGCATCTTATTTCCAATCCTGTTACCTACCGTGACAGCCGTACCTCGGGTATGGCAAAAGAGGTTATGCAAAATATCTCAAAAGAATATCTATACGAAAGTACGGGTATTCAGCAGATGGAAATAAATACTCTTTTTCAATTATACAGCCTTTATTCTAAAAGCGATCCATCGTTATGCTCTGCCGATAAATTACTTTTCACCCCCGATCTTATAAATTATTTCCTGACAGGAGTGGCAGCGAATGAATATACAATAGCTTCTACTTCTCAATTATTAAATGCAAAAACACGTCAATGGGACGAATATACATTTCGTCAACTGGAGTTGCCATATTCTGTCATGGAAAAGATTATTCAACCGGGAGAAATTATTGGTAATCTATCAAAAGCGATAGCAGAAGAAACAGGAGCCATAAATGCAAAAATATTTTCTGTTGGTTCTCATGATACAGCCAGTGCAATAGGAGCTATTCCGGCAGACGGCGATAATTGGGCGTTTCTTAGTTCGGGTACATGGTCTTTGTTAGGCTTGCTTACAGATGAACCTGTTCTCACCGCCGAAGCTATGTACAACGATTTTACCAACGAAGGTGGAGTAAACGGCAAAATCCTCTTTATGAGGAATATCACTGGTCTTTGGCTTTTACAGCAGTTAATTGCCGAATGGGAGAAAAAAGACGAAAAGAAATACTCATATGAATATTTACTATCGGAAGCTATTCAGGCAAAAGCACTGCAAAGTATCGTAAATCCTGACGATGCGATATTTACGAATCCATCATCTATGAGCAGAGCAATAGAAACTTACTGTGCTGATAATAATCAGACAGTTCCCTCAAATAAAGGAGAATTTGTGAGGTGTGTTATAGAATCATTGGCATTGAAGTATCATTTTGTAGTGAAAAAGCTTAAAGAATGCTCGGGCAGGAATATCGAACAATTATATGTTGTGGGAGGAGGTAGTCAAAATGATCTGCTGAACCAATATACATCAGATGCTTTGAATGTTGTAGTTTCAACGGGAATGACTGAGTCAACTGCTATTGGTAACATTATGCAGCAAGCTATTGCTGATAAAACTGTAGAAAACTGGCACGAA
- a CDS encoding class II aldolase/adducin family protein: MITDKHFAEFVAQAQRVGKERLQLCSSGNISWRVEDDIALVSGTGSWLPRLTENKIAACRISDGMPIQGVKPSMESSFHLGVLRNRKDVNVVLHFQSQYATVVSCMKDKPANFNVIAEVPCYCGREISIVDYHRPGSPELAKAVTEALANHDTAILSKHGQVVCGKDFDDAFQKAVFIELACQIIVNAGAGNYLTLTEQEIDDLDKYILGKTSK, translated from the coding sequence ATGATTACAGATAAACATTTTGCGGAATTTGTTGCACAAGCTCAACGAGTAGGAAAAGAACGCTTACAACTTTGCAGCAGTGGAAATATATCCTGGAGAGTAGAAGACGATATAGCATTGGTTTCAGGAACAGGCTCCTGGTTGCCTCGTTTGACCGAAAACAAAATTGCAGCATGCCGTATTTCCGACGGAATGCCTATACAAGGAGTTAAACCATCTATGGAAAGTTCATTCCATTTAGGAGTGTTACGCAACCGAAAGGATGTTAATGTTGTTCTACACTTTCAGTCACAATATGCTACAGTAGTTTCATGTATGAAAGATAAACCGGCCAACTTTAATGTTATTGCCGAAGTACCATGTTATTGCGGTCGCGAAATTTCTATTGTAGATTATCACAGACCGGGATCTCCCGAATTGGCAAAAGCTGTAACGGAAGCACTCGCGAATCACGACACAGCCATACTTAGCAAGCACGGACAAGTTGTTTGCGGTAAAGATTTTGATGACGCTTTCCAAAAAGCAGTATTTATAGAATTGGCTTGTCAGATAATTGTTAATGCAGGTGCCGGTAACTATTTAACTCTTACGGAACAAGAAATAGACGATCTTGATAAATATATCTTAGGAAAGACATCTAAATAA
- a CDS encoding L-fucose isomerase, which translates to MKKNRFQGEWPKIGIRPTIDGRMGGVRESLEVQTMNMAKNVAALISKTLKYPDGTPVQCVIADSTIGRVPESAACAEKFRKEGVSVTITVTPCWCYGSETMDMDPHTIKAVWGFNGTERPGAVYLAAVLAGHAQKGLPAFGIYGHDVQESSDTTIPKDVTEKLLRFARAGMTVAIMKGKSYLSIGAVCMGIAGSIVSPDFFEDYLGMRCEGIDEVEIIRRMTEGIYDKEEYEKALNWAKANCKEGEDIINRKDLAKDRAGKDADWEFVIKMAIIVRDLMVGNPKLKELGFGEEALGHNAIAAGFQGQRQWTDFYPNGDFAEAILNSSFDWTGVRAPYMLATENDALNGTVMLFSYLLTNTAQIFADVRTYWSPDAVERVTGKKLEGLAANGMIHLINSGAATLDGSGQQSDKDGNPAMKAFWDISEAEAKACLDATTWMPANREYFRGGGFSSKFLTKGGMPCTMTRLNLIKGLGPVLQIAEGWTVDIDPAIHKILDDRTDKGWPTTWFVPRLTEDSNFKDVYSVMNNWGANHGAISYGHIGADIITLASMLRIPVSMHNVDKEDVFRPAVWNAFGMDKEGADYRACQTYGPLYK; encoded by the coding sequence ATGAAGAAAAACAGATTTCAAGGCGAATGGCCTAAAATCGGTATACGCCCAACCATAGACGGTCGTATGGGTGGTGTACGCGAATCGCTCGAAGTTCAAACCATGAACATGGCTAAAAATGTAGCTGCACTAATCAGTAAGACCCTTAAATATCCCGATGGTACTCCTGTACAATGTGTAATTGCCGATTCAACCATAGGACGTGTACCCGAAAGTGCTGCTTGTGCCGAAAAATTCAGAAAAGAAGGTGTAAGCGTTACGATCACCGTTACCCCATGTTGGTGTTACGGTAGCGAAACGATGGACATGGATCCGCATACGATTAAAGCTGTTTGGGGATTTAATGGAACAGAACGTCCCGGAGCTGTATATCTAGCAGCTGTTTTAGCAGGACATGCACAAAAGGGATTACCCGCATTCGGCATATATGGTCATGATGTACAAGAATCTTCCGACACTACCATTCCTAAAGATGTTACTGAAAAACTTCTACGTTTTGCACGTGCAGGAATGACAGTAGCCATAATGAAAGGTAAATCATATCTGTCGATTGGTGCTGTGTGTATGGGTATAGCCGGTTCGATTGTAAGTCCCGATTTTTTTGAAGACTATTTAGGCATGCGTTGCGAAGGTATCGACGAAGTCGAAATCATACGCCGTATGACCGAAGGAATATACGATAAAGAAGAATACGAAAAAGCTCTCAATTGGGCTAAAGCAAATTGTAAAGAAGGCGAAGATATTATTAACCGAAAAGACCTCGCCAAAGACAGAGCAGGAAAAGATGCAGACTGGGAATTCGTTATTAAAATGGCTATTATCGTCAGAGATTTAATGGTCGGAAATCCTAAACTTAAAGAATTAGGTTTCGGTGAAGAAGCCCTTGGACACAATGCTATTGCAGCAGGCTTTCAAGGACAACGCCAATGGACAGATTTTTATCCAAACGGAGACTTTGCCGAAGCTATTCTTAATTCGTCTTTCGACTGGACAGGTGTTCGTGCTCCTTATATGTTGGCAACCGAAAATGATGCTTTGAACGGAACTGTGATGCTATTCAGTTATTTACTGACCAATACGGCACAAATATTTGCCGATGTTCGTACATATTGGAGTCCTGACGCGGTAGAACGTGTTACAGGAAAAAAACTAGAAGGTCTAGCGGCTAATGGAATGATTCACTTAATCAATTCGGGTGCTGCAACATTAGACGGTTCCGGTCAACAATCAGACAAAGATGGCAATCCTGCCATGAAAGCATTCTGGGATATCAGCGAAGCAGAAGCTAAAGCTTGTCTCGATGCTACCACATGGATGCCAGCCAACCGAGAATATTTCAGAGGAGGAGGTTTTTCTTCCAAATTCCTTACCAAAGGAGGTATGCCTTGTACAATGACTCGTCTGAACCTAATCAAGGGACTTGGTCCTGTACTTCAAATAGCTGAAGGATGGACAGTAGACATCGACCCTGCAATCCACAAAATATTAGACGACAGAACTGATAAGGGATGGCCTACAACTTGGTTTGTACCTCGTTTAACAGAAGATTCGAACTTCAAAGACGTATATTCTGTGATGAACAACTGGGGAGCAAATCACGGAGCAATAAGTTACGGCCATATCGGAGCAGATATAATCACTTTAGCATCCATGCTTCGTATTCCGGTTTCGATGCACAATGTCGATAAAGAAGATGTCTTCCGTCCTGCTGTATGGAATGCCTTTGGCATGGATAAAGAAGGTGCCGATTATCGTGCCTGTCAAACTTACGGACCTCTTTACAAATAA
- a CDS encoding AraC family transcriptional regulator has translation MLKSNEELSLILLNVGYSELNANWNWKNVCSPFARIYYVKEGRAKTKIGDKTYLLEPDHLYLTPPFTLHDNECDSYFSLYYIHFYEKVINKESIFDTYDFPIGIKASLLDLSLTQRLLEINPDRYLHHFDPQLYDNPPIFSQYIANNNKMPLHSSVETQGILYQLMAKFLELIKMKSNNKDIRINKSLLYIHENIDKDISIDQLADIACITEDHFIRLFKKEMNYTPTKYINLKKMEKAQLFLLTTNLPIRSIAFDLSIDNISYFNRIFKQHTGKTPTQYREEYK, from the coding sequence ATGCTTAAATCGAATGAAGAACTTAGTCTTATCTTATTAAATGTCGGTTATTCGGAACTGAATGCCAATTGGAACTGGAAGAATGTATGCAGTCCTTTTGCCCGTATATATTATGTAAAAGAGGGGAGAGCCAAAACAAAAATTGGTGACAAAACTTATTTGCTGGAGCCTGATCATTTGTATTTAACACCTCCGTTTACTTTGCACGATAATGAGTGCGACAGTTATTTTTCGTTGTACTACATCCATTTTTACGAAAAGGTTATAAATAAAGAATCTATATTTGATACGTATGATTTCCCGATAGGTATAAAGGCTTCCTTGCTGGATCTATCATTAACACAGCGATTATTAGAAATAAATCCCGATAGGTACTTGCATCATTTTGATCCTCAGTTATACGATAACCCGCCTATATTTTCTCAATATATTGCCAATAACAATAAGATGCCTTTACATTCGAGTGTCGAAACACAAGGTATTTTATATCAGCTTATGGCGAAATTTCTTGAACTGATAAAAATGAAATCGAATAATAAAGATATTCGAATAAATAAAAGTCTCTTATACATACACGAAAATATAGATAAGGATATTTCTATCGATCAATTGGCAGATATTGCCTGTATAACCGAAGATCATTTTATTAGGTTATTCAAAAAGGAAATGAATTATACACCTACTAAATATATCAATTTGAAGAAGATGGAAAAGGCTCAACTTTTTTTACTTACAACAAATTTACCTATTCGAAGTATTGCATTCGATTTATCAATAGATAATATTTCGTATTTCAATCGTATTTTCAAACAACATACAGGAAAAACACCAACCCAATATAGAGAGGAATATAAATAG